The following proteins are co-located in the Paludibaculum fermentans genome:
- a CDS encoding trypsin-like peptidase domain-containing protein has translation MRLPSQLLLIWAALGFPAILPAQPLNDLVRHTVAVEEGSGVVVAEGPAGFLVVTAAHVAYRTAPPDAGRAGSSQSPPGQSGPSASGAPIRASSQLPSLVGGAVAVGQLARRTPQRKKSEPGNRREFRKCTIIAKGCDPYRSNGCDVSREPDLALLFCPDSAGDHAGKMILSPGNESPGALVGLVGNLGGQGELSLTPAYAPLIRVSSAELEYFSFANSFGFDIGGFSGGAVYDKRGRMVAIQQRVTPDSLLQAIAWNSVERWIDRKLDSKLDCGQPSDSLPATNCQKATLLWQGKAGRIHTRPEGVPTPARGETEIAIGAQAIMGESTSQGVQIRAAKSIGSLRNLQAAFELLFVNQRTTIDPEFHEAGSKPGLLMPSVSALYPIGQDLPWLRGSQLGGLYVGAGYGFLQMTNQSLVGSFAEQFKEYSNTAILEYGWRWRKARAPWGVQFSGRSIWVKAPIFGVPDRLDVFSGGVLVTLGK, from the coding sequence ATGAGGCTTCCATCCCAACTGCTCCTGATCTGGGCTGCGCTGGGCTTTCCCGCCATCCTGCCCGCCCAGCCGCTGAATGACCTCGTTCGCCACACTGTCGCCGTCGAAGAGGGCTCCGGCGTCGTGGTGGCCGAAGGGCCGGCGGGCTTTCTCGTCGTGACTGCGGCGCACGTCGCCTATCGGACTGCACCGCCAGACGCAGGTCGTGCCGGGTCGTCCCAATCCCCACCAGGACAGTCGGGTCCCTCCGCATCGGGCGCGCCTATCCGGGCGAGCAGCCAGTTGCCCTCACTGGTCGGTGGAGCGGTGGCCGTCGGACAGCTGGCTCGCCGCACTCCGCAGCGAAAGAAATCTGAGCCCGGCAATCGGCGCGAATTTCGCAAATGCACCATCATTGCGAAAGGCTGCGATCCCTATCGCAGCAATGGCTGTGATGTCAGCCGTGAGCCCGATCTGGCTCTCCTCTTCTGTCCGGATAGTGCCGGGGACCACGCAGGGAAGATGATCCTCTCTCCGGGCAATGAGAGTCCTGGCGCGCTGGTCGGGCTGGTCGGCAACCTGGGCGGCCAGGGCGAACTCAGCCTCACGCCCGCTTACGCCCCGCTCATCCGTGTCAGCTCCGCTGAGCTCGAGTACTTCAGCTTCGCCAATTCGTTCGGCTTCGATATCGGCGGATTCTCGGGCGGCGCGGTCTACGACAAACGCGGCCGGATGGTTGCCATCCAACAGCGCGTCACGCCGGACTCGCTGCTGCAGGCTATCGCCTGGAACTCCGTCGAGCGTTGGATCGACCGCAAACTCGACAGCAAACTGGACTGCGGGCAGCCGTCCGATTCCCTTCCGGCCACCAACTGCCAGAAGGCCACGCTGCTCTGGCAGGGCAAAGCCGGCCGCATCCACACACGGCCGGAGGGCGTCCCTACCCCCGCGCGCGGCGAAACCGAAATCGCCATTGGAGCCCAGGCCATTATGGGCGAATCGACATCTCAGGGCGTACAGATCCGCGCCGCGAAGTCGATCGGCTCCCTGCGCAACCTGCAGGCGGCCTTTGAACTGCTCTTCGTCAACCAACGCACCACCATCGACCCCGAGTTCCATGAAGCCGGCTCCAAGCCTGGACTCCTGATGCCCTCGGTCTCCGCTTTGTACCCAATCGGGCAGGACCTGCCCTGGCTCCGGGGCTCCCAACTCGGCGGACTCTACGTCGGCGCGGGCTACGGGTTCCTCCAAATGACCAACCAGAGCCTGGTTGGCTCGTTCGCGGAGCAATTCAAGGAGTACAGCAACACGGCCATCCTGGAATACGGTTGGCGCTGGCGGAAAGCTCGCGCTCCCTGGGGTGTCCAATTCTCCGGCCGGTCCATTTGGGTAAAGGCACCGATCTTCGGCGTGCCGGACCGCCTGGACGTGTTTTCCGGTGGAGTCCTGGTGACGCTGGGCAAATAG
- a CDS encoding CHASE2 domain-containing protein has product MTLPSGSELRRSLLRLCRLLGFLVLIVGLERLVFHDWLHLEDNRASLVATFYPALKSAMRTSDQPTLTSVILIDDPVAHPVLDVCGFRRTLTEVLRTLAKQGPTAIVVDAYLGTQPNCDKENKGLTALVDSMSIAQRRPKERKAIPIVFGTVPVNGEEHCGLWQESACQARKTNPDEAHGPKPDQALGFGLMAVATDRRKIVLGLEVNGQAQPTLATAALTIAHKEPQLRRVAKFLESGPAFQLDRSEKKYAEAGRLYRVRWKNPHAGDALTWFQVNPDNQKKETAIPDPTLTTGTFDGVVVLASAAESTQPGPSDSSPGYIAHANTIENLLHDDYLATLFPEEGFFGRISTLADYALVLAFFYFLDTRGAGLVRLPWIAASAVAMLVFVWLCMSIGHRYTDLTNISIPTLFLAFIESLTVEFHIRSHQ; this is encoded by the coding sequence ATGACTCTTCCCTCCGGCTCGGAGTTGCGCCGCTCTCTCCTCCGCCTGTGCAGGCTCCTCGGCTTCCTCGTGCTCATCGTCGGGCTCGAACGACTGGTCTTCCACGACTGGCTTCACCTCGAAGACAATCGGGCCTCGCTCGTCGCCACCTTCTACCCGGCCCTGAAGAGCGCCATGCGGACCAGCGATCAACCGACTCTCACCAGTGTCATCCTCATTGACGATCCGGTTGCGCACCCTGTGCTGGATGTCTGCGGGTTTAGGCGGACGCTCACAGAGGTCCTCCGCACTCTCGCCAAACAGGGCCCCACCGCAATCGTCGTCGATGCCTACCTGGGCACTCAGCCAAATTGCGACAAGGAGAACAAGGGACTCACGGCCCTGGTCGACTCCATGTCGATTGCTCAGCGAAGGCCCAAGGAACGCAAAGCGATCCCAATTGTCTTCGGCACCGTCCCCGTCAATGGCGAGGAACACTGCGGCCTCTGGCAGGAATCCGCCTGCCAGGCGCGTAAAACGAATCCAGACGAGGCACACGGACCCAAACCCGACCAGGCTCTCGGATTCGGACTCATGGCCGTCGCCACTGATCGCCGCAAGATCGTCCTCGGCCTGGAGGTGAATGGCCAGGCGCAGCCCACTTTGGCGACTGCGGCCCTCACCATTGCCCATAAGGAGCCACAACTGAGGAGGGTGGCGAAGTTCCTGGAGTCCGGCCCCGCGTTTCAACTCGACCGCTCGGAAAAGAAATATGCCGAGGCCGGCCGGCTTTACCGGGTCCGCTGGAAGAATCCACATGCTGGCGATGCCCTCACCTGGTTCCAGGTCAATCCAGACAACCAGAAGAAAGAAACCGCGATTCCTGACCCGACACTCACAACCGGCACCTTCGATGGTGTGGTCGTCCTCGCTTCAGCGGCCGAATCCACGCAGCCCGGACCTTCCGATTCAAGCCCCGGTTACATTGCTCACGCCAACACCATCGAGAACCTGCTGCATGATGACTACCTGGCCACTCTATTCCCGGAAGAAGGCTTCTTCGGCAGGATTTCGACTCTGGCCGACTACGCGCTCGTCCTGGCGTTCTTCTATTTTCTGGATACCAGGGGAGCTGGCCTCGTCCGCCTGCCTTGGATCGCCGCTAGTGCTGTAGCGATGCTGGTCTTTGTCTGGCTCTGCATGTCCATCGGGCATCGCTATACCGATCTCACGAATATTTCCATTCCGACCTTGTTTCTCGCCTTCATCGAGTCGCTCACCGTCGAATTCCATATCAGGAGTCATCAGTGA
- a CDS encoding TonB-dependent receptor encodes MTKSLKITIVVIAVALLAGALHAQSVFATLTGIVSDPAQAVIPNAKVTLKNSASGDVRTTMTNSEGYYTFASVPIGTYALTIEASGFQPTKMDGLAFSGSDKRNVDVSMKVGSTSETVEVSSMADIVAPVDSGEKSATLNVKQLQDFSVVGRSAAEFIKIMPGFAIAGTGTENRANFTGETIGINGNGDGGSQSAFNGAYSVNGLPGGSLDITADGAHVSDPGCNCATPVNPNTDMIQEFKVLTSNFGAENQKGPAVVSSVAKSGGRDFHGGTYLYARHYAMNANDWLNNRLGLPKPENRYFFPGGNISGPVLIPGTNFNKNRDKLFFFAGYEYYAQKLDTGVLRATVPTAGMRTGNFSPSELAGLGKITSSGGPPQQITDPTIPGGIIPASMLDKGGQALMNLLPKANADPNSNGGYNYVQQINFNQNSNQFMTRVDYSISDSTKLFVRYNRQWENQQFPVGLWWRNGNQVPYPTPVIGKNSSDSISASLTHVFSPTLTNELVVAYTSIKFPNVFEDPSKVDRANVGYPYKGLWKNGVAQIPSFTGWGGEMATVLNPGGFEVGGSRGLFADKYLPTISDNVSKVWGTHTVKFGAFYEYIRNNQPANGNTNGQISYSNTAVNSSGSVYGDMILGRVGGYNEQSFNRLNDISYTTFEAFAQDSWKVNRRFTLEYGLRISHFGPWSDRTGAGYSIFDINRYNSNAPALDYSGFFWHSRDKNVPLSGFPSRALYYAPRVGGAFDLFGSGKTVLRGGWGRYYFHSAQFTSGLDVSAGVKAYSFPNPTTLAAIDAYTPGLGDRLGAQAVDSLDDQSPWSDSYSFTISQRTPFSGLLELAYVGNRSGALLNTGGPGNNLNAVPAGALLRAGVGDPNAAAYDSFRPIAGFQDLRINTHGLYQNYNSFQATWLRTKGRYNLNLNYTYGKSLGITGNYDEFNQRNNYGLMPGDRRQLFNAAYSVEVGNLLKGNKLAGGVVNGWQISGIAQVQSGINDLANTSYNFSMDTAGYKLGSGYNLSARSINGTDSIALRPTYTCPGNSGLGPHQFVNGNCFALPTGPGGNGPTIGPGIYGPAFMNFDLGLFKNFQLSESKKIQIRFNGYNFLNHPLYTFVNGSNNLKLIYDPNTGKISNPNFGITTEKQGRRIVQVAIKFYF; translated from the coding sequence ATGACCAAGTCGCTCAAGATCACCATTGTCGTGATTGCTGTCGCACTCTTGGCCGGGGCTCTTCATGCGCAGTCGGTCTTTGCAACGCTAACCGGCATTGTCTCAGACCCCGCACAGGCAGTAATTCCCAATGCCAAGGTCACGTTGAAGAACTCCGCATCCGGCGACGTTCGCACAACGATGACCAATTCCGAAGGGTATTACACCTTCGCTTCGGTTCCGATTGGAACTTATGCCCTGACGATTGAAGCCTCCGGCTTTCAACCCACGAAGATGGACGGGCTTGCGTTCTCGGGATCGGACAAGCGGAATGTCGATGTTTCCATGAAGGTGGGCTCGACTTCGGAGACGGTGGAAGTCTCGAGCATGGCCGACATTGTGGCGCCGGTGGATTCCGGTGAAAAATCGGCCACATTGAATGTCAAGCAGTTGCAGGATTTCTCGGTGGTGGGCCGCAGCGCGGCCGAGTTCATCAAGATCATGCCGGGTTTCGCGATTGCGGGTACGGGCACTGAGAACCGCGCGAACTTCACGGGTGAGACGATCGGGATCAACGGCAATGGGGACGGCGGCAGCCAGAGCGCGTTCAATGGCGCGTACAGCGTCAACGGCCTGCCGGGCGGGTCGTTGGACATCACGGCGGATGGCGCGCACGTGTCCGATCCGGGCTGCAACTGCGCGACGCCGGTGAATCCGAATACGGACATGATCCAGGAGTTCAAGGTATTGACCTCGAACTTCGGCGCGGAGAACCAGAAGGGGCCGGCGGTGGTGAGCAGCGTGGCGAAGTCGGGCGGTCGTGATTTCCACGGCGGCACCTATCTGTATGCGCGCCACTATGCGATGAATGCGAATGACTGGCTGAACAATCGCCTGGGCCTGCCGAAGCCGGAGAACCGATACTTCTTCCCGGGCGGCAACATCAGCGGCCCGGTGCTGATCCCCGGCACGAACTTCAACAAGAACCGCGACAAGCTCTTCTTCTTCGCGGGCTATGAATATTACGCCCAGAAGCTGGATACCGGCGTGCTGCGCGCGACCGTGCCGACGGCGGGCATGCGGACGGGCAACTTCAGCCCGTCAGAGCTGGCCGGCCTGGGCAAGATCACATCGTCCGGCGGACCGCCGCAGCAGATCACGGATCCGACGATTCCCGGTGGAATCATTCCGGCGAGCATGTTGGACAAGGGTGGCCAGGCGTTGATGAACCTGCTGCCCAAGGCGAATGCGGATCCGAATTCGAACGGCGGCTACAACTACGTTCAGCAGATCAACTTCAACCAGAACAGCAACCAGTTCATGACGCGTGTGGATTACAGCATCAGCGATTCGACGAAGCTGTTTGTACGCTACAACCGGCAGTGGGAAAACCAGCAGTTCCCGGTGGGCCTGTGGTGGCGCAACGGGAATCAGGTGCCATATCCAACGCCGGTGATCGGCAAGAACAGCTCCGACTCGATTTCCGCGAGTCTGACGCACGTGTTCTCCCCGACATTGACGAACGAACTGGTGGTTGCCTATACGAGCATCAAGTTCCCGAACGTGTTCGAGGATCCGTCGAAGGTCGATCGGGCCAATGTGGGCTATCCGTACAAGGGCCTGTGGAAGAATGGCGTGGCGCAGATTCCCTCGTTCACGGGCTGGGGCGGTGAGATGGCGACGGTCCTGAATCCGGGCGGCTTCGAAGTGGGCGGCAGCCGCGGCCTCTTTGCCGACAAGTACCTGCCGACGATTTCGGACAACGTCTCGAAAGTCTGGGGCACGCACACGGTCAAGTTTGGCGCGTTCTATGAGTACATCCGGAACAACCAGCCGGCGAACGGCAATACGAACGGGCAGATCTCGTACTCGAACACGGCGGTCAATTCCAGCGGCAGCGTGTACGGAGACATGATCCTGGGCCGCGTGGGCGGTTACAACGAGCAGAGCTTCAACCGGCTGAACGACATCTCGTACACCACGTTCGAAGCGTTCGCGCAGGATAGCTGGAAGGTGAACCGGCGGTTTACCTTGGAATACGGCCTGCGCATTTCGCACTTCGGACCGTGGTCGGACAGGACGGGCGCGGGGTATTCGATCTTCGACATCAACCGCTACAATTCGAATGCTCCGGCCCTGGATTACTCGGGGTTCTTCTGGCACTCGCGGGATAAGAACGTGCCGCTCTCCGGGTTCCCGAGCCGTGCGTTGTACTACGCTCCGCGCGTGGGTGGTGCGTTCGACCTCTTCGGCAGCGGCAAGACTGTGCTGCGCGGAGGGTGGGGCCGCTATTACTTCCATTCGGCGCAGTTTACCAGCGGCCTGGATGTGTCGGCCGGAGTGAAGGCCTACAGCTTCCCGAACCCGACGACCCTGGCGGCGATCGATGCCTACACACCCGGGTTGGGCGACCGGCTGGGTGCGCAGGCGGTGGATAGCCTGGATGATCAATCGCCATGGTCGGACAGCTATAGCTTCACGATCTCACAACGCACCCCGTTTTCCGGGTTGCTGGAACTGGCCTATGTCGGCAACCGCAGCGGTGCGTTGCTGAACACGGGCGGTCCTGGCAACAACCTGAACGCGGTGCCGGCGGGCGCGCTGTTGAGGGCGGGAGTCGGAGATCCGAACGCGGCGGCCTATGACTCGTTCCGGCCGATCGCGGGCTTCCAGGATCTGCGTATCAATACGCACGGACTGTACCAGAACTACAATTCGTTCCAGGCTACGTGGCTGCGCACGAAGGGCCGCTACAACCTGAACCTTAACTACACCTACGGCAAGAGCCTGGGCATCACCGGCAACTACGATGAATTCAATCAGCGCAACAACTACGGGCTGATGCCGGGCGACCGCCGCCAACTGTTCAATGCGGCGTACTCGGTGGAGGTGGGCAATCTGTTGAAGGGCAACAAGCTCGCCGGCGGGGTGGTGAACGGCTGGCAGATCTCGGGGATTGCACAGGTGCAAAGTGGCATCAATGATCTGGCCAACACCAGTTACAACTTCAGCATGGACACGGCCGGGTACAAGCTGGGGAGCGGGTACAACCTGAGCGCACGCTCCATCAACGGGACGGACAGCATCGCGTTGCGCCCCACGTACACGTGTCCGGGCAACAGCGGGCTGGGTCCACACCAGTTCGTCAACGGCAATTGCTTTGCGCTGCCCACTGGGCCGGGCGGCAATGGGCCGACGATCGGACCTGGTATCTATGGGCCCGCATTCATGAACTTCGACCTTGGATTGTTCAAGAACTTCCAGTTGAGCGAATCGAAGAAGATCCAGATTCGATTCAACGGGTACAACTTCCTGAACCATCCGCTGTACACGTTTGTGAATGGATCGAACAACCTGAAGCTCATCTACGATCCGAATACGGGCAAGATCTCGAACCCGAACTTTGGAATCACGACTGAGAAACAGGGCCGGCGCATTGTGCAGGTAGCGATCAAGTTCTATTTCTAG
- a CDS encoding tetratricopeptide repeat protein, protein MTTIVLALLLGLQATRAQAPDAVLEKAVAAHQAGNLDAAVAGYRAYLRAGPDNVNVRSNLGAALARQGRYSEAIQEYKAGLKLDPSHTGISLNLALAYYKMGDIGDAAKELTTLRALTPDNLQATLLLADCWLQMGENGKVIELLSPVQKEHAADLGMAYVLGTALVRDKREQEGQKILDPIFQRGDSAETRLLIGTAKLNSADFAGAMEDLAKAVQMNPNLPSANAYYGQSLMATGDTAGAAKAFQQELKLNPNDFNSNLNLAVILKQDQEWDEALKYLARALRVRPGDLRVRYQLGTIYLSQGKVEQARKELEATVKEAPQFTEAHVSLATVYYRLKLKAEGDRERGIVQKLNAEAQARQPKGQTETEQKNP, encoded by the coding sequence ATGACCACGATCGTGCTGGCGCTACTTCTCGGATTGCAGGCAACCCGCGCGCAAGCGCCGGATGCGGTGCTGGAGAAGGCGGTGGCGGCCCATCAGGCAGGGAATCTGGATGCGGCGGTGGCGGGGTATCGCGCTTACCTGAGGGCGGGTCCGGACAATGTGAATGTGCGCTCCAACCTGGGGGCGGCCTTAGCCCGGCAAGGGCGGTATTCGGAAGCGATCCAGGAGTACAAGGCGGGCCTCAAGCTGGATCCCAGCCACACCGGCATTTCGCTGAACCTGGCGTTGGCCTATTACAAGATGGGCGACATCGGGGATGCGGCGAAGGAGTTGACGACACTGCGGGCACTGACTCCGGACAACCTGCAGGCCACGCTGCTGCTGGCTGATTGCTGGCTGCAGATGGGGGAAAACGGCAAGGTGATCGAGCTGTTGTCGCCAGTGCAGAAGGAGCATGCCGCCGACCTGGGGATGGCGTACGTGCTGGGCACCGCGCTGGTGCGGGACAAGCGTGAGCAGGAAGGGCAGAAGATCCTGGATCCCATCTTCCAGCGTGGCGATTCGGCGGAGACGCGGCTGCTGATTGGGACGGCGAAGCTGAACTCAGCCGATTTCGCGGGCGCGATGGAGGATCTGGCGAAGGCGGTTCAGATGAATCCGAACCTGCCGTCGGCCAACGCCTACTACGGGCAGTCGCTGATGGCGACCGGAGACACGGCCGGCGCGGCGAAGGCGTTCCAGCAGGAGTTGAAGCTCAATCCGAACGATTTCAATTCGAACCTGAACCTGGCGGTGATCCTGAAGCAGGACCAGGAGTGGGACGAGGCTTTGAAGTACCTGGCGCGCGCGCTGCGGGTGCGGCCGGGCGACCTGCGGGTACGGTATCAACTGGGCACGATCTACCTGTCGCAGGGGAAGGTGGAGCAGGCGCGGAAGGAGTTGGAGGCGACCGTGAAGGAGGCTCCGCAGTTCACGGAAGCGCATGTGTCGCTGGCAACCGTCTACTACCGGCTGAAGCTGAAGGCGGAGGGCGACCGCGAGCGGGGCATCGTGCAGAAGCTGAACGCGGAGGCGCAGGCGCGGCAACCGAAGGGGCAGACGGAGACAGAGCAGAAGAATCCATGA
- a CDS encoding tetratricopeptide repeat protein — MSSVTLAAVLWGACLVMSAQGTAAGPAAPPAAVAGLARQGAAARLAGRGAEAAELYGRVVRLAPQWAEGWYHLGALNYAAGRFAECRDAMRRFVQLEPGLPQGHGYLGLCAFRTQEFGAALEALEKALLLGVPADEPLLRPIQLHAAMLSTKAGLFEKSMPLCRALALRFGEWPELVALAGATVLRRPIFPAEVAAEDRALIFLMGRAALTAGAGQMEAARRMLDGVVKEYDRTPGVHYGYASVLLAGAPEECAVELRKELAVNPEHLPSLVSLAVILKKNEQYDEALGLLQRALAVKPGDLRARYQRATIYLAQDQADEARTELEAVEREAPGIAEVHATLASVYYRLKRKADGDRQRLLVVQLKGSARSGQLEAPVNP, encoded by the coding sequence ATGAGCTCAGTGACGCTGGCCGCAGTGCTGTGGGGGGCGTGCCTGGTGATGAGCGCGCAGGGTACGGCTGCGGGGCCTGCAGCTCCGCCGGCGGCGGTGGCGGGCCTGGCGCGGCAGGGGGCCGCTGCACGGTTAGCGGGCCGGGGCGCGGAGGCGGCGGAGTTGTACGGCAGGGTGGTACGGCTGGCCCCGCAGTGGGCCGAGGGTTGGTATCACTTGGGTGCGCTCAACTACGCGGCCGGACGGTTTGCGGAGTGCCGGGATGCGATGAGGCGCTTCGTGCAGTTGGAGCCCGGCTTGCCGCAGGGCCACGGGTATCTAGGGTTGTGCGCGTTTCGTACGCAGGAGTTTGGGGCGGCGCTGGAGGCGTTGGAAAAGGCGCTGCTACTGGGTGTGCCGGCAGACGAGCCGCTATTGCGGCCGATTCAATTGCACGCGGCGATGCTTTCGACGAAGGCCGGGTTGTTCGAGAAATCGATGCCGCTGTGCAGGGCGCTCGCGCTGCGGTTTGGCGAGTGGCCGGAGCTGGTGGCGCTGGCTGGCGCTACGGTGCTGCGGCGTCCGATCTTTCCCGCTGAGGTGGCGGCGGAAGACAGGGCGCTGATTTTCCTGATGGGGCGGGCGGCGCTGACGGCGGGCGCGGGCCAGATGGAGGCGGCGCGGCGGATGCTGGATGGCGTGGTGAAGGAGTATGACAGGACGCCGGGCGTCCACTACGGGTATGCGAGCGTGCTGCTGGCCGGGGCTCCGGAGGAGTGCGCGGTGGAGCTGCGGAAGGAGCTGGCGGTGAATCCGGAGCACCTGCCGAGCCTGGTATCGCTGGCCGTGATCCTGAAGAAGAACGAGCAGTATGACGAGGCGCTGGGGCTGCTGCAGCGGGCGTTGGCGGTGAAGCCGGGCGACCTGCGGGCGCGGTATCAGCGGGCGACGATCTATCTGGCGCAGGACCAGGCGGATGAGGCGCGGACGGAGTTGGAGGCGGTGGAGCGCGAGGCGCCCGGGATCGCGGAGGTGCATGCCACGCTGGCTTCGGTGTACTACCGGTTGAAGAGGAAAGCGGATGGCGACCGGCAGAGGCTGCTGGTGGTGCAGTTGAAGGGCTCCGCGCGGAGCGGGCAGTTGGAGGCGCCGGTGAACCCATGA
- a CDS encoding tetratricopeptide repeat protein, with protein sequence MKAALGLVFAGWVYGQAPASPTAAIAQLASRAEEAAQANRPEDAMRLFRQAVTLVPTWDEGWWRLGTLQFEAQRYAACRDSFRRFVGLQPKVGGAFAYLGLCEFQTKEYAAALADLEKGYALGLRTEEPVTRAALYRAAVLQTHASNFERALQLCRLLTRMKPNDPAVVAVAGIAALRLAIFPQELAEGDRDVAFKLGSAMLTGGEHPVEDATRRFEELVKEYPDRPNVHYSYAMILLANDPDKGVATLQRTLALDPKHLPALVSMGFEYLKRGEAALALPYAERAVAAAPGSFAARGCLGRTLVELNEFDKGAKELELAVKLEPASSQLQYLLASAYAKLGRKEDAARARAEFARLKAAEGERMERDAK encoded by the coding sequence ATGAAAGCCGCGTTGGGGTTGGTCTTCGCGGGTTGGGTCTATGGGCAGGCGCCGGCATCGCCGACGGCCGCCATTGCGCAACTGGCGAGCCGGGCCGAAGAGGCTGCGCAGGCGAACAGGCCGGAAGATGCGATGCGGCTGTTCCGGCAGGCGGTGACGCTGGTGCCCACGTGGGACGAAGGCTGGTGGCGCCTGGGTACGCTGCAATTCGAAGCACAGCGCTACGCGGCGTGCCGGGATTCGTTTCGCAGGTTCGTGGGGTTGCAGCCCAAAGTTGGCGGCGCCTTCGCCTATCTGGGGCTGTGCGAGTTTCAGACGAAGGAGTACGCGGCGGCGCTGGCCGATCTGGAGAAAGGCTACGCGCTGGGGCTGAGGACAGAAGAGCCGGTGACGCGTGCGGCGTTGTACCGGGCGGCGGTGCTGCAGACGCATGCCAGCAATTTCGAACGGGCGCTGCAGTTGTGCCGGCTGCTGACCCGCATGAAGCCCAACGATCCGGCGGTGGTGGCGGTGGCGGGGATCGCGGCATTGCGGCTGGCGATCTTTCCGCAGGAACTGGCGGAGGGCGACCGCGATGTGGCGTTCAAGCTGGGCAGTGCGATGCTGACCGGGGGCGAGCATCCGGTGGAAGACGCCACCCGGCGGTTTGAGGAGCTGGTGAAGGAGTATCCGGACCGGCCGAATGTCCATTATTCGTATGCGATGATTCTGCTGGCGAACGATCCGGACAAAGGCGTGGCGACGCTGCAGCGGACGTTGGCGTTGGATCCGAAGCATCTGCCGGCGTTGGTGTCGATGGGCTTTGAGTATCTGAAGCGTGGGGAGGCGGCGCTGGCGCTGCCGTATGCGGAGCGGGCGGTGGCCGCGGCTCCGGGCAGTTTTGCGGCGCGCGGGTGCCTGGGCCGAACGCTGGTGGAGCTGAACGAGTTTGACAAGGGTGCGAAGGAGTTGGAGCTCGCTGTGAAGCTGGAGCCGGCGAGTTCGCAGTTGCAGTATCTGCTGGCGTCGGCGTATGCGAAGCTGGGCCGCAAGGAGGATGCGGCGCGGGCGCGGGCGGAGTTTGCGCGTCTGAAGGCGGCCGAAGGCGAACGGATGGAAAGGGATGCGAAGTAG
- a CDS encoding multiheme c-type cytochrome produces MRVFALMLVLAMPPVMAQQHKTCAPCHPKESQGHAHTLMARTLEPGGQATILGTHPELQLKLGSFAYRIYRAGGQDRYAVSDGASTMDGVVAWAMGQGAAGQTYVLEREGKLYESRVSFYNDIQGLDGTLGSPAGVPKNLAEAFGREMPPLSVTECFQCHAAAGPAAGAGPAKGSLAWTKTLVPGVQCENCHKGAWKHATARAAGDMKSARLAKLKEASTEEISDVCGACHRTWSHIQLNGPRGVANVRFQPYRIVKSKCYDALDRRIGCTACHDAHNRPEGAVVNSDPACLGCHAAKTGGVPAKVCHVGTRQCASCHMPKYELPGSHFRFTDHFIRIARPNETYPD; encoded by the coding sequence ATGCGGGTGTTCGCGCTGATGCTCGTGCTGGCGATGCCGCCCGTGATGGCGCAGCAGCACAAGACGTGCGCGCCGTGTCATCCGAAGGAGTCGCAGGGGCACGCGCACACGCTGATGGCGCGGACGTTGGAGCCGGGTGGGCAGGCCACGATTCTGGGCACGCATCCGGAGCTGCAGCTGAAGCTGGGTTCGTTTGCGTACCGGATCTATCGGGCCGGCGGGCAGGACCGGTATGCGGTGAGCGATGGCGCGTCGACGATGGACGGCGTGGTGGCGTGGGCGATGGGGCAGGGCGCGGCGGGCCAGACATATGTGCTGGAGCGGGAAGGGAAGCTCTACGAGAGCCGGGTGAGCTTCTATAACGATATCCAGGGGCTGGACGGAACGCTGGGGTCGCCGGCGGGTGTCCCGAAGAACCTGGCGGAGGCATTTGGCCGGGAGATGCCGCCGCTGAGCGTGACGGAGTGTTTCCAGTGCCACGCGGCGGCGGGGCCGGCGGCGGGCGCGGGTCCGGCAAAAGGATCGCTGGCCTGGACGAAGACACTGGTGCCGGGGGTGCAGTGTGAGAACTGCCACAAGGGCGCGTGGAAGCACGCGACCGCGCGGGCGGCGGGTGACATGAAGTCGGCGCGGCTGGCGAAGCTGAAAGAGGCGAGCACGGAAGAGATCTCGGATGTGTGCGGAGCGTGCCACCGGACGTGGTCGCACATCCAGTTGAACGGTCCGCGCGGTGTGGCGAATGTGCGGTTCCAGCCCTACCGGATTGTGAAGAGCAAGTGCTATGACGCGCTGGACCGGCGCATCGGCTGCACGGCGTGTCATGATGCGCACAACCGGCCGGAGGGGGCGGTGGTGAACTCGGATCCGGCGTGCCTTGGGTGTCATGCGGCCAAGACGGGTGGCGTGCCTGCGAAGGTCTGCCATGTAGGGACGAGGCAATGCGCGAGCTGCCATATGCCGAAGTACGAGCTGCCGGGCTCGCATTTCCGGTTTACCGATCACTTCATACGGATTGCGAGGCCCAATGAAACGTATCCGGATTAG